In one window of Falco cherrug isolate bFalChe1 chromosome 10, bFalChe1.pri, whole genome shotgun sequence DNA:
- the MTG2 gene encoding mitochondrial ribosome-associated GTPase 2 isoform X1 yields the protein MLPPCWAGPGGRLPWRPALLLLLSPVPVRGRQPTFSTTCVRCSKNRRLRQKRVISERKLTRYFVDHRKVRVVGGQGGGGGYSFNSEPRKIFGGPDGGNGGDGGHVILKADQQMKSLSSVLPFYQGFHGERGGTKNCYGANGAYMYVKVPVGTLIKEDGKVVADLTQHGQEYVAAYGGAGGKGNRFFLSNENRAPTLFTPGEPGQERVLHLELKTTAHAGLVGFPNAGKSSLLRAISSAKPAVAAYPFTTLNPHVGIVRYQDYEQVAVADIPGLIKGAHQNRGLGIAFLRHIERCRFLLYVVDLSVSQPWIQLQDLKYELEQYKKGLSERPCVVIGNKIDLAQSRINLPLLKEQIGERVIALSALTGDNLEELLLHLRELYDTYVGTEQSRGQSPVKW from the exons ATGCTGCcgccgtgctgggccgggccgggtggcCGGCTCCCGTGGAGGCcggccctcctcctcctcctcagcccgGTGCCGGTGAGGGGCCGGCAGCCGACTTTCTCCACAACCTGCGTGAGGTGTTCAAAAAACAGGCGGCTGAGGCAAAAAAGAGTCATTTCGGAAAGGAAACTG ACACGCTATTTCGTGGATCACCGGAAAGTGCGTGTAGTTGGAGgacaaggaggaggaggtggttaTTCTTTTAATAGTGaacccagaaaaatatttggaggtCCTGATGGTGGAAATGGAGGTGATGGGGGTCATGTCATTTTGAAAG CTGACCAGCAAATGAAATCACTTTCTTCAGTCCTTCCCTTCTATCAGGGTTTTcatggagagagaggaggaaccAAAAACTGTTATGGAGCTAATGGTGCATATATGTATGTTAAA GTCCCTGTAGGTACGTTGATTAAGGAGGATGGGAAGGTTGTGGCTGACCTTACTCAACATGGTCAAGAGTATGTTGCAGCTTatggaggagctggagggaaaGGTAATcgcttttttctttccaatgaaAACCGAGCCCCAACGTTATTTACTCCAGGAGAGCCAGGTCAGGAAAGGGTCCTCCATCTGGAACTCAAGACAACAGCTCATGCAGGATTG GTGGGCTTTCCCAATGCTGGCAAATCATCACTTTTGAGAGCAATCTCCAGTGCAAAGCCAGCAGTGGCTGCCTACCCGTTCACAACCCTAAATCCCCATGTCGGCATTGTCCGCTATCAAGACTACGAACAAGTAGCAG TTGCTGACATTCCTGGCCTAATAAAAGGTGCTCATCAAAACAGGGGCCTGGGGATCGCCTTCCTAAGGCATATCGAACGCTGCCGCTTTCTCCTGTATGTGGTGGATCTCTCTGTGTCTCAGCCATGGATTCAGCTGCAGGACTTAAAATACGAActggagcaatataaaaaagGATTGTCTGAGAGGCCTTGTGTTGTCATCGGGAATAAGATTGACCTTGCTCAGTCCAGGATCAATCTACCGCTCCTTAAAGAACAGATAGGTGAGCGGGTCATTGCTTTGTCTGCGTTGACAGGAGACAACCTAGAGGAACTGTTGTTGCATTTGAGAGAACTGTATGACACTTATGTGGGGACAGAACAATCACGAGGGCAAAGCCCGGTCAAGTGGTAG
- the MTG2 gene encoding mitochondrial ribosome-associated GTPase 2 isoform X2 has protein sequence MLPPCWAGPGGRLPWRPALLLLLSPVPVRGRQPTFSTTCVRCSKNRRLRQKRVISERKLTRYFVDHRKVRVVGGQGGGGGYSFNSEPRKIFGGPDGGNGGDGGHVILKADQQMKSLSSVLPFYQGFHGERGGTKNCYGANGAYMYVKVPVGTLIKEDGKVVADLTQHGQERARSGKGPPSGTQDNSSCRIGGLSQCWQIITFESNLQCKASSGCLPVHNPKSPCRHCPLSRLRTSSRGLGIAFLRHIERCRFLLYVVDLSVSQPWIQLQDLKYELEQYKKGLSERPCVVIGNKIDLAQSRINLPLLKEQIGERVIALSALTGDNLEELLLHLRELYDTYVGTEQSRGQSPVKW, from the exons ATGCTGCcgccgtgctgggccgggccgggtggcCGGCTCCCGTGGAGGCcggccctcctcctcctcctcagcccgGTGCCGGTGAGGGGCCGGCAGCCGACTTTCTCCACAACCTGCGTGAGGTGTTCAAAAAACAGGCGGCTGAGGCAAAAAAGAGTCATTTCGGAAAGGAAACTG ACACGCTATTTCGTGGATCACCGGAAAGTGCGTGTAGTTGGAGgacaaggaggaggaggtggttaTTCTTTTAATAGTGaacccagaaaaatatttggaggtCCTGATGGTGGAAATGGAGGTGATGGGGGTCATGTCATTTTGAAAG CTGACCAGCAAATGAAATCACTTTCTTCAGTCCTTCCCTTCTATCAGGGTTTTcatggagagagaggaggaaccAAAAACTGTTATGGAGCTAATGGTGCATATATGTATGTTAAA GTCCCTGTAGGTACGTTGATTAAGGAGGATGGGAAGGTTGTGGCTGACCTTACTCAACATGGTCAAGA GAGAGCCAGGTCAGGAAAGGGTCCTCCATCTGGAACTCAAGACAACAGCTCATGCAGGATTG GTGGGCTTTCCCAATGCTGGCAAATCATCACTTTTGAGAGCAATCTCCAGTGCAAAGCCAGCAGTGGCTGCCTACCCGTTCACAACCCTAAATCCCCATGTCGGCATTGTCCGCTATCAAGACTACGAACAAGTAGCAG GGGCCTGGGGATCGCCTTCCTAAGGCATATCGAACGCTGCCGCTTTCTCCTGTATGTGGTGGATCTCTCTGTGTCTCAGCCATGGATTCAGCTGCAGGACTTAAAATACGAActggagcaatataaaaaagGATTGTCTGAGAGGCCTTGTGTTGTCATCGGGAATAAGATTGACCTTGCTCAGTCCAGGATCAATCTACCGCTCCTTAAAGAACAGATAGGTGAGCGGGTCATTGCTTTGTCTGCGTTGACAGGAGACAACCTAGAGGAACTGTTGTTGCATTTGAGAGAACTGTATGACACTTATGTGGGGACAGAACAATCACGAGGGCAAAGCCCGGTCAAGTGGTAG